One genomic segment of Mustelus asterias chromosome 26, sMusAst1.hap1.1, whole genome shotgun sequence includes these proteins:
- the pex11g gene encoding peroxisomal membrane protein 11C, producing the protein MESVANVLETYRGRDRLVRTVCYSSRLLGGLLVAPGGGRPELGRRLLLIARELSNCRAALRLFDDLSMYLYSRGYGLGGTEEDAIVRLLSITGNLADQLYYPCEHVAWAADYRILSINSDKWWTLSNSLWSLSLALGALRSFRVVQLLRKELNGNPNKTYLKTEESNRMSRRPYRTRMRVEILNIISCLADLANAIHWMPPGFLWAGRFPEWLVGLMGTLSSVIGLYQMSCGNCSSKDP; encoded by the exons ATGGAGTCGGTGGCGAACGTGCTGGAGACTTACCGGGGCCGGGACCGGCTGGTGCGGACTGTCTGCTACAGCTCACGCCTGCTGGGCGGCCTCCTGGTGGCGCCGGGCGGAGGCCGCCCCGAGCTAGGCCGCCGGCTGCTGCTCATCGCCCGGGAGCTCAGCAACTGCAGGGCGGCGCTGCGGCTCTTCGACGACCTGTCCATGTACCTGTACTCGCGGGGGTAcggcctgggcggcacg GAGGAAGATGCTATTGTGCGGTTGCTTTCCATAACGGGAAACCTGGCAGATCAACTCTACTATCCCTGTGAGCATGTAGCCTGGGCCGCTGACTACAGAATCCTCAGCATCAACTCGGACAAGTGGTGGACACTAAGTAATTCACTGTGGAGTCTATCACTGGCACTGGGAGCTCTGCG ATCCTTCAGAGTTGTGCAGCTGCTGAGGAAGGAACTGAATGGAAACCCGAATAAAACTTACCTCAAAACAGA AGAATCGAACAGGATGAGCAGACGGCCGTACAGAACTCGGATGCGAGTGGAAATTCTCAACATCATCAGCTGTCTGGCTGACCTGGCCAATGCCATCCATTGGATGCCGCCAGGCTTCCTGTGGGCAGGGAGGTTTCCCGAGTGGCTGGTGGGACTGATGGGAACGCTCTCCTCGGTGATCGGGCTCTACCAAATGTCCTGCGGGAACTGCAGCAGCAAGGACCCGTGA